The segment CTCAGCACAAAAGCTGGGGAGACTCTTTTAATAGGTAAATCAGAtatgtccctcctctgctcaaaagccCCCAAGGGCTCCCACCTCAGCAGTGAGAGCAAAATCCAAACACTCGCCTGTGAAGTCCACAGTCCGGCCTCAGGGCCCACGCTTGCCCCCaactccctctgctccagccgcTCCAGCCTCCTCACTGCGCCCTGAATGCACCAGgtctgctcctgcctcagggcctttgcactggctgttccctctgcctggatgctCTTTGCCCAGAAGTCCCTATGGTTCACTCCCTTGCTCTCTTCAGGTTTTTGCACTAATGCCATCCACTCATAAAGCTGCTCTGATCACCCTGTTTAAAATGACAACCTACCTCATCCCCTTGCCCTGTGATATTTTCCTCCCAGCACCTGTCACTACCTGCCACACTATAAAGTTCACTCATTTGTCCTGTTTGTCATCTGTTGCTGGTCCTTCCAAGGTCTTGTTTCAGGTCCcccactggagtgtgagctccgCGAGGGCAGAAgacttgtctgttttgttcagcACTCAATCCCTGGGGCCCAGAACCATGCCTCGCACGGAGCAGGGGCCCAGCAGGTGTTCATCGCCTGGATGACTGCAGCTGTGCAATTGCAGAGCTGTCCTGGACAAACTCAGGGCTCTCTGCAGCCCCCACAGTCTGTGCATCCTAACCGGGCGCTGATGGCCCCTGGCCCGGGTCTCGATGCTATAGTGTCTCCGGGCTCCTGTGACCCGCATTGTCTCTCTCCCGAGGACAGCAGCTGCCTCCTGATTACTCTCCGGCCTCCTCACCTGCTGCCCCGGGTCTTTCTAAGTTGGATCAGGTGACTTCCCTGCTTCGCACCTCAGTGGCCACCCAGATGTCTtgcctggcccccagccctgctggcctctTGCCCTCTCCCAGCCCGCCCCAGCCTTGAGGGCCTCCAACCCACCAGGTGCTCCCTGAGCAGGGCCTTTGCTCTTCCTTCCTGGGATGTTCTTGCTTAGCTCTTTGCATGGCTGGgtccttctcatcattcaggtttcaaatcaaatgtcacctcctctgagaggccttccctgaccacgcCCCCCCACCAAAGCTGTGCCCCCAGGCTCCACGCTGTCCCTTTCTCTAGTACCTCCTTATTGATGCCTAGAATGGATTATTGTCTCAGCATTggtgtctgtctctccctcctgggATGGAGCTCGTTGCCTGAATGtcctgttcactgctgtatcctagAACATTCTGTGGCTGGCCACGGCAACGGTCCCCTGACTAAGTTTCTCTGCATTGTCCCCCGTCTGCTCACCTTGAtaacttcctttccttcttcctccgcGGCCTCTGTGGGGTCCAgagagcccacctcctcagaccTCTGCTGGAGGCCCAGGGATTTCTTTTGCCCTCTATTCCGCTCCTTCTCCTGGGGGCAGAGCACAGAATTGCACAAAACCCGCCCTGCCTGCACTGCCCAACGGCCCCGTGCCTGGCTCTGCCCAGGGTGCCCTGTGGCCGGAGCCCCCTACAGCCAAAAGATCCCCTTCTCCCAGGTGCCTCCCGCACGCGGAGTCTCAGGTCCCCACTGGCTTACGAATGACCCCAGAGCTGCCCACGAACAGGTTGACTTGAAGAGGAACCGGGCCTTTGCAGTTCCAACGTTGCGCCCAGGTTGTTACTGTTAATTAAGCTAAAATGCTGAAAATAATGGCCGCCCTTCATGCATATTAAGtgtgaaaatgtgtttttctgagcagaaaatctataaaaaaagGTGGCAAGACAGCCGAGTCTGTGAGGGCGCCACAGGGTGGCCCGGAAACGGGAGTCCCTGGGCGGTGATTTATAAGAGGCAAGACAGGGAGATGAATTACGCAGGAAGGAGTTTGCAGCTTCTTCATAAAAATCCCGGTGCCTGGCAATTACGAGGAGAAAAACCACAGAGCGGATTGATGCAAAGTGTCCTTTGGCTGCCATTTTGCTCATTTATGTTCTGCTGAGTTTGACTGTTTCTGTCCCATCCCAAATCTGGCCTGGCATCCTGCTTGCCAGGTCCCCGAGCACTGAGATCAGACACACCCCATTCCTTTGGTTTCTCTAATGACAGTCTTGAGATTCAGCTCCGAGCCTGCCCTAAGACACAGTGATTCTAGAACAGCTGGTCATCTCTTGGGGAGAGGGAGCCAGTGGTGGCAGAAGGTGCATCTAGGGCCCGCTGCGCCTCCTGCATCAGTTGCCATGTCTGCCCCTGAAGAGGGGAGCGGTCCAGCCTTGCCCCTGTGAGGGGTGCTGTTCAGTGGTCTGTGGAAGCCAGCCCCACACAGAGTGTGTCAGTACAGAGCCTGTGCGCAGGGCCACGCGACCTCCCAGAGAACAGACTCATGTGCTCGTCCCTATTGGAGCCTCGGTCTCAGACAGGTGGGACATGAAAGGCCCATTTCTTCATCTCTTCAggttaaagagaaacaaaactctGCACAAGATGCTCAGGATCCATTGCTGTCTAAAGGAAAAGGCGCAGGGAGGCAGGtccagctgtccagttttccttaGGCCCTGCTGCCTGAGTTCCATTAAGCCTGCCCTGTTTTCTTCCGGCTCTAAAGAGAAGGAGGCTTGGCCACCACTAGGTGGAGAGCCCCCTTCTTTCCCACTCGGGACCTACCTTCCCTCGCACCagttcctccctccttctctcccaagGCCCCGGTTCAGCTCTCACCTTCCCCGCcgccaacccccaccccccccccccccccccccccccccccccccccccccccgcaggcTTCCAAACACACGCGCCAGCCCACAGTGATTTCTCCCTCCCGGAACTCAGCTCTTACCATCAGCATCACTTATTGGGCAATTAATCATGTCCTGCCTTGTGACATCTCCCTTTTGTCTTCTATCGttagtgaatttttcatatgtttgtgtCTTGGCTCCCCGGGCGGTTCTTAGATTGCCCCGCGTGTCTGGCctctcccccccgcccccgtggCCTGTCGTACTGTGGAGATGctcgacaaatatttattggtttgTTAATTGAAAATTTCCTCTGAAGGATGGGAGGGGTGGAAAAGATGTCATTCATGGGAGCCTCTGATACCTTTGTGATGCTAGTGAAGGAGTGGAGGTGCCAGGGGGATGGCTGGAGTTCGGGGTATCATGGGTCCTGGTTCTTCATGCTCTCCTTGGGGTCACTGGCAGAGTTGACTAAATGTGCGTTTACCAAAGGGACACTTGTACCTTAGAGAGACTAACACCactccagggctgggcagggctgtgggTTCCCTGGGCCGCGCTGGGGAGGCAGGCAGCCTGGGGAATCTTCCCTGCATCCTCTGGAGTTCGCTGTAGGTGAAGATGGGGACAAAGGCTTCTGTCTGGGAGGCCAGCATGGCGGCCACGTGTACCACCAGCAGGGCAACCACAGCCTTGCAGGACACCATCCTGGAGCTGGACAAGGACAAAGAGCTCCTGTCACCAAGTTCAGGGTGCAGTGACAGACTGCTACATTGGAGGCAGGAGCCCTCAGCtctggcccaggccctgcctgtggctatgtgatcttgagcaagccGCTTAGCCTCTCTGGACTTGACCCTGCTACGAGGTTTTACTAGATGAGCTCAGAGCCCCCTCTCTTCCCCAGAGCCGTGAGAGCTAACCAAGCGCCTGGGAGAGGCCGCCCAGCCTCCTGCCACATCCTGGGGAAGAATCATTCCACTTCTTGGCCCTTCTCTTTGTTACAGGTGAGGTCTTCTGGGGTCATCTGGGCTCATGAAGTGGGAGGGACCTCATGTCTCAGAGAAGAGACTCCTAAATTATCAACAGAACTATACCCAAGACCCAGGGACCCCTTCCTGCTCCCTGAGCCAACTGGGATGATGAAAGGGATGGACCCAGGCCCAGATGGTCCAGGCTCTACTTGGAGCACCAGGCCAAGGCCCTGGTCTAGAGAGGAAAGGGCCGAGACCCTCCGCCCATGTGGAGGCAGGGCCAGGTGGACACGCTCAGTGAGGAGCAGCATCCAAGAGCTGCCAGGGGGTCTCCACCCCTCTAGGGCCAGCACTGGCTCTGACACaagccccaccccagctccagcgAGTCTAGCTGCCTGTTGGCCACCATCTAGAAACAACAGAAAGGGTACCTCCTCCCTGCAAGTcccccccacctccaaatgccatgaGTGCTGGTGAGGTGTGGGAGGGCCTCCCGCACCCCAGGAAGTGGGTGTGTCTGGAATGGCTGGCGGGAAGGTGGGCAGCAAAGACCTGCCAGGGCACAGGTGGGCGTGTTGACTGCAGGGGTGCAGACACTTGAGAAAGGGGGTCAGCCAGGCAGATTTTGGGCAGGCTCAGGAtggtcctgtgtgtgtgtgtgttgggggggtgcTGCCTGCTGGGTGCCAGCCTCAGCTGGTTCCTTACACTGGTGCACGGTGTCCCATTGGAAGCCTTCTCCTGCACGATCCTCACGCCGATATGGGAGCAGGTGCGATCTGAGGAGGTGAAGGGACTCGTTCAAAGGCAGTGGGCCTTTGAGTAGGCAGAGGCAGTGGCCTACTGAGGCCTGGGGCTTCTCCCAGAACCCCATGCCATGCTGCCTTTGCCCACAGAAGGCGGAGAAGGGCATCGCAGAGGGTGGACCTGCTGAATGTATCTGGGACACCAATGTTCCTGTGCTGAGTGGACTGCTAAGCGCCGGGGCCAGGcccccagagcagggaggggaggccagggccATCCTCTGCTGCAGCAGGAGTGGGGACGACTGCAGGGTTCCAGATAATGAGCTCCTGGGGGTCAAATCTGGGCTCCCAcagccctggggcagcctggatTCCGTTGGTCAGCGAGGGTCCTGCACAGAGCTGGCCTTCAGGCTTCTCTGCAGGTCCAACCGGACTCTCCCTTTGGGCCAAATCTTCTGAGGCTTGTGTCCTGCCTCTTGGCCAGGACCTGTCTCCTCAGTCATCTGAAGCCCCTTCCACTCAGCGTGACACTCTCTGCCTTCTTGTGACCCTGCTGCCCCATCCTACTTTCTCTGTCTTGTGAAAACTCCATGAGCAAGAACAAGAGAGCTCAGACAGCCAAAGCCTCCGGTGCCAGCTGCTTACAAATTCCCAGGAGGGTGGGAAGGACCGCCCACCCACAGAAGACCACACTTGGAGGCCGTGGCCCTGTACTGAGCCCCTGTACTgagccctgagccccaggaggCTCTTGAGGGAACAGAGGGCAGATGGGGGTAGGGAGCTCCAATCCTGttcctctgctcccttcccaTGCTCTCCCCACGGCGTCTCCGGCCCCGTGCTCCCTCATGGCAGAGGCGGACGTGTTACATTTATGGCGTCCCATTTCCTTCATGGAGGTGCTATGGATCCCTTTTCATTCTGGTGTTCACATTTAATTCACTCCATAAGAATCaataaaaactttgaataaagAAGGGCAAAATCCAATTGTTGCTCATTTTCTTGATCCAACTGGCAGTCGGCCTGTCACCTACATTCATTTGTGTTCGGGGAGCTTGAATGGGAGAGAGAGCTTCTCACCGTGCGGTGAGGCGCTGACTTCCTTCTCCCATCGTCAGGGCCCAGTTTCAGGGGCTCAGCTCTGCGTGAGGGGCTCCTGTCTCCTACCCCCTCCTCCCGTGGTGGTGCCAGGCCCGCATCCACTTGCCCGGCCACATCCTCTCCCTAGGGACCAGCTTTTTCCCTTAACTTCCCAGAGCAAAGCTTCCATGCTGAGCGGGGTCCTGCGTCCATGCTGAGCTCTGGCCTGGGTTCCGGGCCCCAGTCGATGACACCACCCACCCCAAACAGCCTCTCTTTTGCCAGGAGTTGCAAccccctgctcctccctctgaccTCCATGCCTCGGGGCGGCTCTGCTGTTTCTCACTCTGTGTGGCTTTATCCCATACTCTGGAAATCAGCTCTCAGCTCTCAGTCTGAAGCCCAGCGAGGTGTTGGAAGGTGGCAGAGGGGCGCAGGAGCAGGTCAGCTCACTCTAGAGAGCTCTGGACTGGGCTGACTTGGCTCACGCCACCGTTCTGCCCTAGGGCTTATGCTGACCCCTCTCCACCCACTGTCTTCCTTGGCTACTCACGGCGAGAGTGTGGGCTGCGTGGGCCTGACAGAGCCTCCCTCTGCTTATCCTCTGGTGTCTAGCTGGTCTGACGGGCCTTTATACACTTCCTGTCCTCCCTTTGGAGCCCATTAACCTTTGGCCACAACTTTGGGGGCTCTGAGTGGGGAGCCTGGATTCTTGGAGCTCGTGGAAACAACAGGCAGGGCCTGCTATGCGGTGCACTTCTGGGGCTTTCCCGGAGGGCCTCTTCCTCGAGCCACCGTCCGGGTTTGGTGGACGCCAGCTCCCACCCAGATGGCACTTACTCCTGTCCACTTAGCACTCAGCTGTGCTCAGACAGTTGTTTGAACAAAAGCCCTTTCTTCCTCGTTACCTAAATATGTGATGAAGTTGAGCATCTCCAGGCCAACTCCTTAGCGATCAGATTCTCTGGCAGCCTGTCGGAGGGCTGGATTAGAAAAATGGCTTGTCTTCAGTCTTCCCCCTGGAGCCCCTCATGAAAGAAAGGGCTCAGGCGTGTGTGGCAGGGTTTCAatcaattaatgaaaagaaatcacaatTCAGACCCAGGGCAGTGAGCACCAGCGGCTCTGTGGGAGCCAAGGAAATGAGTAAGGTACAGAATGTTTATAGGTTGGCAGCCTCTGTGGGGAGACGGGACACCTTTCCAGGAGGTCTTTCATAGTCACTGCGTCATTCAAATGGCAAATTTAAAGATTCaaagatggggggctggccccatggtcaagtggttaagttcacgtgctccacttcagcagcccagggtttcaccagttcggatcctgggcgtggacatggcaccgctcataaggccacattgaggcggcatcccacatgccacaactagaagaatccacagctgaaatatacaactatgtacttgggggatttggggaggaaaagcagaaaaaaaaaaaaagtttcaaagaggGAAGAGGTGAATGTATTCCGGAGTCAGATGGGGCTTGCTGCTGCAGCTGGCCGGGGCCATTTCCGAACATGGTGGCGCCTCTGGCACCACTCAGGGAACACTTGACACACATGTTCTAATTAAACCTCGGCCTCCCCATGAGGTGGGTGCtcttatttcccccattttacagataaggaaactgaggccagactAAATAGCTCCTCTGCGACCCCACTGCAAGGTCTCTTCATACAAGTGGCCAGGTGTGGCAGTAGAGGGGCTTCTGGGGTGCAGGGCCCACACAGGTGTGGAGGATGGCACAGGATGGGGTGTCACAGGAGGTCCCCTGCGTGGATTGGGAGAGGGTCAGTCTGGGGCCTTAGAAACTGAGCAGAAGTGTTTAGATTTGCTGGCGGAGGAAATCAGGAGTCTTCACGGTGCTTTGAAGGGGATGACATGACAAAAGCGTCACTTGGGGAGATCACTCGGAGGAGGGGTGCAGGCGTTCAAGCAGggagaggtgaggctgggagaCCAGTGGGGAGGTGACTGGGGCAGACCGGTGTGAAGTCCCAAGGGTCTGGGTGGGCAGAAGCCATTTCCCCAGGTGAACCTCATTGGCCATTAGTGCCTTCCGGAGAGAATGCCCCAAACATCGGGATGGGGACCACCTCTTGTCCAGGTACCCGTACCCTGTCATCCTTTGGTCTGCTCTGGCTTTTCCCctcagaaagaaacaaatgtttaCAGTGCTTCAAACCCAACCCAGACTACCTCCGACCGCCTGCTCGGCAAGGCTTCCTACCAGCGGGGTCTCTGTTCTGCTCCCGATGTGAGGTTGGAACTCCACCAGCAAGCTGGACTGAAGGCTGCTGGACTTGCACGTTGGGTCTCCACAAGCTTTGAGATTTATCTCAGAGGAATTAGAGCTCAAAACGTCAGGGCTCGGAACTGAGTTGCCATCCTTGGCCTTGGCCTGATCAGAGTGTCACCACCACCAGTTCAAGAGGAGCTTTTAAGACAAGATAAGACGCCTTGGCAGGGGGCAAAGTAGCATGAGAGCCATGAAGGAGCCCCCCAGGTTTCCAGGCTCAGGGAGGCCCCGGGGAGGCTCCTCCTGCACCACGGGGGGAGCTCCTATGGCGGGACATGTTGGCATTTCCATGTCCGATGCCTGGACCAGGGGGCGGCCAAAAATGGGCCCTATCCAGCCCGCCACCCCTTTTTACATAGCCTGTGAGCTACGGGtaatttttacatgttttaataattaaaaaaataaaaagaagaataatatttagtGACATGTgaatttatgtgaaattcaaatttccacATCCacaaatacagttttattggaacacagccactctCATTCATACGTGTATGGTCTGTGGCTGCTCTTGGGCTACAgcagcagagttgaatagttgtgacagagacatTATGGCTCACAAAACCAAAAATGTTCGTTATCTGGACCGTAtagaaaaaatttgctgacctctgacctcGACAGTGTCTGGAGTGTGGGAAGTATTTGATATGTAATAAATAACAGCCAGGCATCACACAtatcagcttttaaaaatctcacaacAACCCCACAAGCTCAGTGTGGCTATTATCCCATTTTAACTGAGGTGAAacaactggcccaaggtcacacagctattaaaatggcagggccaggattcaaaGTCAGGAGTCTGGCTTCAGAACCCACTGTGCTTTCTTGCCTCTCAACATTTGATGGGTGAGCAGCGGATGCCTAGAGCTGAGGGAGGCCCTTAACAGGGGCGGGTACAAGTTCTCCAAACCTGCCACTCTCTCCCTGAGTCATCCTTCGGCAAGGCGTCTGACATGATGCAGTCCCAGCCGACCAGCTGGGACAAGAGCAGGTTGTTCTCGTGCATTCTTAGGTTTGGACCCAGGGAGGACTGCAGACGGTGGGCCAGGCCTGTCTGCCGAGCACCGGGGAAATGTGAAGCCAGTCCCACTGCCCTCCACGCCGGGCTCTGCTGGGccagcctgggctctgggccaGAGATATCTTCAAGACACTCTGAGAAATGATTAGGAGCCTTGGAACCCGAGACGGGCCTGCAGTGAGAGACGGGGAGAAGGGAAGTGCTGGGAACAGTAAATAACCCGGGATCAATTTTCTGGGCGTGAAGAGCATTATCCTGGGTCTCTCTCGGGATTCGGTACTTCTGATCCAAGCAATTTGCAGTATTACGGTATAAGAGCTGCAGTCTGGTGCGGAAGGAAGGCAACTCGGGGTTCCTGATGGGCTACTCCTCATGACACAGAAGGGAATGTAGACTAATGGGGCTCCAGATCTGCTACGGGGTCACAACAATGCTGGTGGCACACGCCGCAAGGATGGAGGGGCCTCTTCTTCGGGCTCCCCGGGCTGCAGATCTTGCGGTCGCCCTTTAGGAACTGTCTCACCAGGAACAcgtcttctctcccctctctggtgCCCTGGTCCTCAATGTGTGTTTTCCGCTGTCACGGTTACTGCTTCAGAAATGGAGAGATGGGCGGATAACAAGCCTAATAACGACTACTTTGTCTTCCTCATGTACACTGTCTCTCTCTACAAATGTTCGATTAGTGGCTGTTTCTCCACTAGAAACTGGACAAAAATAAAAGGCAGGCATAGTCTGCGGCTCTTCATTCTCCCAACGGGAATTAGCACAGACATGCAGCGgctgaggtgggggggggggggggggtgcataAAACCTAACCCAAGTCTGGGAACGGAAGTCCACAAAACTCAGAGGAAATGACTCAAACCACATGTGGGCACTTGATGGCCACTTCCCCCACGGTGTGCAGAGGTATTAGCAGTTGAGCTCTCCTCCGCTCTTGCCCTTGAAAAGATTGTTTGCCGGGGACTGCCATAACATCTTCATTAATGGCCTGGAACAGGGAGGCACCGGCATGTTAATTAAATTTGCAGAAGATACTAAATTGGGAGATGTAGCAAAcatcagggaggagagagagctaatgCAAGAAGACATCGGGAGGTTAGGACCACAAGTTGGAAATGGTAGGTGAGCTGCTGGGCATGTGTCATCCAGGCCCCAAGGacacaggagagaaaggaaaggacactcagagaaggaaagttgcaacgggggcggggggggggggcacccgTGGGGAGGCATGGCAGCTCAGACTCAGCCCTGTTTTCCAGATGGCACCCTCAAAGAGGCAGAGGATGGTGGCGAAAGCAAGACAGAGTTCAGATGAGCCAAAATAGCCTAGAGATTGCTGGGAGCGCCAAAGCTTAAGGTCTAAAAATGAAAGGTTTCCAAAGGTCAGCTTGCCCAGAGTGCTATGAAGAGCTAAACGTGCGCTGCTCATGGAAGCAGAGGCCAAGGAAGGCAAAGAACCCAGCTTCtcaagggcaggggcagaggcGGAGGGGCAGGACAGCTGTTGCTCCAGCTTCCGGTTAACGTCCTTGATGTCCTCACAGAGCTAGAGGTGTGCCACTGGGCTCATGAGCAAAAACACTAGTTGACGGTGATGGCATTTAAAACTAGGGCAAGCAAAGCGCCACCGAGAGATGTATTTTAGGTAACAACTGTGCCCTGGCCCAGGGGACACAGGCTTTGGTGACCTGTGgggtatttttattcttttctttctatggCTTAGGGTCTTTTTTCAGAACTCACCAATGATTCATTGAGAAATGATGCACAGCACACGCCACTGTACCCCAAGAACCCCTGGGATAGAAATAGTGcaggtggagaggaagagagacaaaagCAGAGAGGGCCCACCCAGAATTAATTTCCAATTTGCTGAGCTCCTTGTTTGTGTGTTACACATCTGCTCCTTGAATTAACATTCTTGCATCTCTGATTTCCTGTTGAGTTCATTCAATGCGTGCCGACAACCTGGATGCGGAACAATCCGATAAAATGCTCTCCTTTTCGGTCCAGCCTCCCGGACTATTGACAGTGGGCACGGAACGTGGGGACTCGGCTGGGTTTTACAATCACATTCCTGCTGCCTTCTGGGTCAATACTTCCCCGGGGGGTTAATACATTCCTAGAAATGCCCCAGTCCCCAACTTGCTTCTGGGTTCCTTTTCTATTTATGGGGGTTTATCATGAAAGCTGCAGCTATAAAACTTCAAGAAGAGGCCACATAACTTTTTTCCAGAGACGGGATGTGGGTGCTAAGAGCTTTGTCTGTGGGCTGGGCTTGGGtgggatttattttttctgctccttctgTGAATTGAACTGGTGACACCGGGGCCTCcttttaattgaattttaaatctatgtatttatatttttacggAGATGATGGATGTGCGTGAGGAGAAAGCAGATGGCTTTGGAAGTGACGAATTAATTATGAGGAAAGGTTGGCCTCTCATAAGCTGAAGTGTCTCCTTTCTCTTCAACTCCTTCAGGGCGGGCAGCTCCCAGCTCCCTGATCCGAGGGCACGAAGCGCTGGAACAAGGAGGCAGGGACAGCTGACACATTTTCATAAATGATTAAGGAAGCCTGTGGTTGAGAAAAGTTTGTGCTTTCATGTTTAAGGAGGAGAGAAGTCTCGGTAGAGGTTTTACGCCGTGTGGATGGGAGCCAAAGTCGTTTCAAATGTCAGCCTAATCCGGGGTAGAGTCAAGTAAAAGGAGCTAGCTGTCCAAACTTTTTCTCTCCCATCGCATTACTGAACCTCAGTCATCGACTTCCCCACATCTGCTGGGCTGATGGCTTTGGATTTGGGGAGCTGCCAGCGGCTGCTAATGGGAGCAGAGGCCCACATGCAGCCTTCCGGTTGACAGCTGTGGCAGTCACACAGGCCTCCTTCCCACCGACCTGCTCTGGAGCGAGCGGCAGCGAAAAGGGGAGGGTTCTGTTTCCGCTGTGGTCCAGGGCTAGGGCTGGGTGGCCGCTTGGGGTCTTGGCAAGTATGGGGAGCAGGGAAGGAAGGTGAGTTCACCCAGGAATTGAGAGATTTTTCCTGCTCAGATCTGGTGCTCAGGGGCCGTTCACAGCTCCA is part of the Equus caballus isolate H_3958 breed thoroughbred chromosome 20, TB-T2T, whole genome shotgun sequence genome and harbors:
- the MLN gene encoding promotilin isoform X1, translating into MVSCKAVVALLVVHVAAMLASQTEAFVPIFTYSELQRMQEKERNRGQKKSLGLQQRSEEVGSLDPTEAAEEEGKEVIKLTAPVEIGMRMNSRQLEKYRAALEGLLSEVLLSTQNGRRGATC
- the MLN gene encoding promotilin precursor, translating into MVSCKAVVALLVVHVAAMLASQTEAFVPIFTYSELQRMQEKERNRGQKKSLGLQQRSEEVGSLDPTEAAEEEGKEVIKLTAPVEIGMRMNSRQLEKYRAALEGLLSEVLLSTQNAAK